Proteins from one Pongo abelii isolate AG06213 chromosome 19, NHGRI_mPonAbe1-v2.0_pri, whole genome shotgun sequence genomic window:
- the LOC134759408 gene encoding protein FAM182A-like, whose product MRKPQAESGGGSTASQPQACPGAVGSAVNRRHFSAPQKLHADCEKEMLDGGVPGTTVRVSFDFSCLEMVRELWMWNVEEEHEVGICTWGAQHCGCPAKALPGPPPGGVSVPQSASQMMVKLLVWQKSVHKLWKVSAASSMAVYACRGRSSRGAEKSRSWARAGWLEPLGRRSPGRGSGGPGVASGCE is encoded by the exons atgaggaaaccccaggcggagtccgggggaggcagcacggcatcccaacctcaggcctgcccgggcgctgttggg AGTGCAGTGAATAGAAGACACTTCTCTGCACCCCAAAAGCTCCATGCTGATTGCGAGAAGGAAATGCTGGATGGAGGGGTTCCTGGAACTACTGTGAGGG tttcttttgatttctcctgCTTAGAAATGGTGAGAGAACTTTGGATGTGGAACGTGGAGGAGGAACACGAAGTGGGGATCTGCACTTGGGGTGCTCAACACTGCGGATGCCCAGCAAAGGCACTGCCTGGTCCACCTCCCGGAGGGGTCTCTGTGCCCCAGTCGGCATCGCAGATGATGGTGAAACTTTTGGTGTGGCAGAAGAGTGTCCACAAACTTTGGAAGGTATCCGCTGCATCCTCCATGGCCGTGTATGCCTGCCGAGGGCGATCTTCTCGGGGAGCGGAAAAGTCTCGTTCGTGGGccagggctggctggctggagcCACTTGGGCGGCGCAGCCCTGGCAGAGGTTCAGGCGGCCCCGGTGTCGCAAGCGGCTGTGAGTGA